The genomic DNA AGCATGTTCAGCGCGGCCTTGGCCATGTTGGTGTGCGGGTGGCCCGCGCCCTTGTAACCCCGGCTGAACACGCCCTCCATCGCCGAGACGTTGACCACATAGGCCCGCTTGGCGGCCGTCGCGGCCATCGCCGGGCGGAGCCGGCTGATCAGGATGAACGGCGCGGTGGAGTTGCAGAGCTGGACCTCGAGCAGCTCGATCGGTTCGACCTCTTCGACCGTCTGGATCCAACTGTTGGTGTGATGCAGGTCGGGTACGAGACCGCCCGCGTCGATCGCGGTGCCGGCGGCGATCCTCTCCAGCGACGCGGAGCCGGTGACCAGGGCGAGCTCGGTGACGTCCTGCGCGGTCAGGCCCTCCTTGCGGGCGGCGGGCAGGGCCGCGACGCGGTCGACCGAGCCGCTGCCGAAGGTACCGATGACCTCGGCGGCGGGGAGCTCGCCCGCGGGCAGCGGGGCGGACTCCGCACTCACCAGTTCGCTGTACGCCTGCGGGGAGCGACGCACCGTCTGCGCGGCGTTGTTGATCAGGATGTCCAGCGGCCCTTCGGCGGCGACCGAGTCGGCGAGCGCGACGACCTGGGCGGGGTCGCGCAGATCGATGCCGACGATCTTCAGCCGGTGGATCCACTCGGCGCTGTCCGGCATCGCCTTGAAGCGGCGGATCGCGTCGTTGGGGAAGCGGGTGGTGATCGTGGTGTGCGCGCCGTCGCGCAGCAGCCGCAGCGCGATGTACATGCCGATCTTGGCGCGGCCTCCGGTGAGGAGCGCCCGGCGCCCGGTGAGGTCGGTGCGCGCGTCGCGGCGGGACCGGTTCTCCTTGGCACACTGCGGGCAGAGCTGGTGGTAGAACGCGTCGACCTCGACGTAACGGGTCTTGCAGATGTAGCAGGACCGGGGCCGCTGAAGTATCCCGGCGATCTCGGCACCGGCCGAGGAGGACGGCAGGACGCCCTGGGTCTCGTCGTCGATGCGTTCGGCCGACCCGGTGGCCGTCGCTTCGGTGACGGCCTTGTCGTGCGCGGTCTTGGCGGCCCGGCGCTCCTGGCGGCGGCGCTGCTTCACCGTCCGGTAGATACCGGCGGTGGCGCGGCGCACGGCGATGGCGTCCGGGTGGTCGACCTCGATGGAGTCGAGTTCGTCGAGCACGCTCAGGCAGACGGCCAGCCGCTCCGGGTCGATACCGGGACCGAACTCCTCGATACCGGGAGCGAGCTCCTGGCTGTCCTCTGTCACCGTCATTGCCGTTCCTCTGTCACTGGTCATGGGGTCACTGATCGCGGGCAGAGCGCCCCGATCAAGTTTGCCATGCGACGGCCGCTGCTCCGTTCGCGTGAAGCGGCACGAAAAAGGGGGGCATGACTTCGCCACGGGTGGGCAGGAGCGCGTCGACAGCATTCCGCCGTAGGGGAGGACGACGTCATGGCAGCCAGGTCCGCACGGACGACCGAAGTGGTGGGCGTACCGGCACGACGGATCGAGCAGTCCAGTGGGCTGCCACTGGTCGAGGACGCCGGCAGCGTCGCGCCGAGTGATGCCCGCGCACTCTCGAAGCTGTTCTTCGACCGCCTCCAGGATCTGGAGGAGGGGACGCACGCCTACGCGTACGCCCGCAACACCCTGATCGAGATGAACATCTCACTGGTGCACTTCGCCGCGTCCCGCTTCCGCAACCGGGCCGGAGACGACGCCGAGGACATCGTCCAGGTCGGCACGATCGGTCTGATCAAGGCGATCGACCGGTTCGACCTGTCCCGCGAGGTCGAGTTCGCCACCTTCGCCGTGCCGTACATCGTCGGCGAGATCAAACGGTTCTTCCGTGACACGACGTGGGCCGTCCATGTGCCGCGGCGGCTGCAGGAGCTGCGGGTCGATCTCGCGAAGGCCAAGGAGCGGCTCGCACTGGAGCTGGACCGGGATCCCACCGTCACGGAGCTCGCCGCGGATCTGGAACTGTCCGAGGACGAGATCATCGAGGGGCTGGTCGCCGCCAACGGTTACGCGGCGGGGTCCCTGGACTCCCACGCGGTCGACAGCGACGACGGCAAGGACCGGCGTACGTTCGCCGATGTGCTGGGCGCACCCGATCCGGCCATGGAGAGCGTCGAGAATCTGCATGCGCTGGCGCCGCTCCTCGCCGGGCTCGACGACCGCGAACGGCAGATCGTGCAGATGCGCTTCGGCGCCGAGATGACGCAGTCGCAGATCGGAGCGGAGCTGGGGGTCTCCCAGATGCATGTGTCCCGGCTGCTCTCCCGTATCGTGAAGCGGTTGCGTACCGGCATGTGCGTCGTCAGCTGAACCGCGTCGTCCACTTTTGCCTGGAGTGAGTCCGTTCGCCGCGGGTAGGCGGACGGTGAGAAATGGTCACCGACCATCCCTGCGTCGCCCTGGCTGGAGCACATGAACGATCAGGTCACCCTGCGGCCGACCGGCCGCCCGTACGGGCATCGGCCCACGGAGGTGCTCCGCAGCGCCGCGGCGTTCGACGGCGAGCCCGGCTGCATCGCGCAGGCCCGGGCCCTCGCCGACAGCTTTCTGGCGCGGCTCGCGGCCCAGTCAGGGACGGCGTTCGGTGAGCGCATCCGGGGCGATCTGATGCTGGCGGTCAGCGAACTGGTCACCAATGCCGACCGGTACAGCCAGGGCCCGTATCTGCTGGAGCTGGAGGGCTCCGCCGAGCGGGTCAGCGTCACGGTGTACGACAGCAGCACGGCGCTTCCGCTGTTCTACTCCCCCGACCCGACCCGCCCCGGCGGTCACGGCATGGAGATCGTCACCGCCCTGTGCGACCGGCTGACCGCAGAGCGGGTGCCGGTGGGCAAGCGGATCCGGGCGGAGTTCGAGCTCAGCAGCTGAGCTGTGGGGCGGGCGGGACGCCGCCCACCCCACGACCACGCCGGTCAGCCCAGGGCGGGCGGAGCGTCCGCGGGCGAGGTGCCCCACGCCGAGGGCGCGCCGCCCACGGTGAAGGCGAGCGACCGCGCCGAGCGGATGTCCTCGGTGGTGAGATACGTGCGCGACTGCGCCGCGCCGTCGATGCTCGCCGACTGGATGTAGCGGTCGGTGTCCGACGTCCCGGGCGCGCTCACCGTGAACGACCCGTGCGGGTAGTAGCGGCGGTCGAGCGTGAGATCGACACGCTCGAACGCGGGCGTGGACAGACCCCAGGTGTCGGTGCCGGGCTGGACCGGGAAGACGCCGATGGAGGAGAGCACCATCCAGGCGGACATCGTGCCGAGGTCGTCGTTGCCCGTCATGCCCGTCGGGGCGTCGGTGAAGAGGGTCAGAGCCGCATGGACCACGTCGGTGGTCTTCCACGGCTGCCCGGTGGAGAGATAGGTGTACGGGGCGATGAGGTCGGGCTCGTTCTGCGGGTTGTACTTGTCGGCGTTGTAGTACGCGTACGGGCCGTTGACCCAGACCTCACGGGCGGTCTTCGCCGGATCGGCGAGCAGTTTGTCGTACGCGAAGAAGGAGTCGAGCCGCTGGTTGGCGGCATCCTTCCCGCCGATCAGGCCGACCATGCCGGGCAGGTCCTGCGGCACGAGCCACTGGTACTGCCAGGACGTGCCCTCGTGGAAGCCCTCACTCTGCGCCGGGTCGGCGGGGCCGGTGAAGGCTCCTGAGGCGTCGCGGGCGCGGAAGAAGCCGGTCGAGGGGTCGAAGATCTTCCGGTAGTTCTGGGCGCGGTCCTCGTACCGCTTCGCGTCGGCGTCGTGGCCGAGGTCGCGGGCCATCTCGCCCAGCATCGCGTCGGAGAGGGCGTACTCCAGGGTGGCGGAGGCACCGTGGTCGAAGTCGGAGTCACCGGGCTTGGCGTGCGGACGGTCCTTGATGTACGGGGCGAACCCGTCCTTCAGATACTGCACGTTGGCTTCGCGGCCGACGGGCGCGGCGTCGGTGGGCGGGACGCCGTCGGCGTTCTTCTTCAGGGCGCGGTACGCCTCTTCCTCATGTCCCTTCAGCAGCCCCTGCTGGTAGGCGTTGGTGAGGAACGGCGTGACGGGGTCGCCGGTCATGATGTTCGTCTCGACGGTGCCGTAGCCCCACTTGGGCAGCCAGCCGCTCTCGGCGTCGATCCGCAGGACCGAGATCGCCATGTCACGGGACTCGCGCGGGGCGAGCAGCGAGAGGAGCTGGGCCTGGGTGCGGTAGGTGTCCCAGAGGGACCAGTTCTGGTAGTAGGTGAAAACCCCGTCGGCAGCAACAGCGCGGTGGGTCTTCTGGTCCCAGCCGGTGTAGCGGCCGTCGACGTCGCTGCCGACGTTGGGGGCGAGGAAGGAACGGTAGAGCGACGAGTAGAAGGTGCGGCGCAGCTCGTCGCTGCCGCCCTGGGCCTTCACGTCGTCGAGCCGGTCCTCCCAGGACCGCTGTGCGGCGCGCTCGACGCGGTCGAAGCTGCGGCCGCCCTCGGCGCGGAGGTTGAGTGCGGCGCCCTTGGCGTCGACGTAACTCAGGGCCGTGGTGGCCTCGACGGTGCGGTCGTTGCGGGTGTCGAAGCGCAGCCAGGCGCCGTTGCGCTCGCCGGCCGCCGAGGACACCTTCGATCCCTCGGCGACGGTGTCACCGTTCCAGGTGCCGGAGGTGGTGAAGGGCCGGTCGAAGTGGGTGATCGTGTACACGGTGTACGGCTTGGTGTCCTGGCAGAAGCCGCTGCCGGTGATCGCGGTCCGGACGGTCCGGTTGTCGAGGATCTCCACCTTCGAGGACAGCGTCCGGTGCAGCGACTGGCCCGCGTTGAGCAGGACGTTGGCCTTGTCGGTGGCGGGGAAGGTGTAGCGCTGGACGCCGGTGCGCCTGGTCGCGGTGAGTTCGGCGTCGATCCCGGTCCGCAGCCCGACCTTGTAGTAGCCGGGGCTCGCCTTCTCGTCGTCGTGGCTGAACTCCGCCGCGTACTTGGCGTAGTCGGTCTGTGTGATGTCACCGGTGGTGGGCAGCGTCGGCAGGTCGCCGCCGAGTCCGCAGCCGACACCGGAGAGATGTACGGCGGAGAAGCCGCGTATGTGGTTCTCGGCGTAGTCGTAGCCGGTGTTGTGGCCGGTGTCCGGGGAGAGCTGCACCATGCCGAACGGCACGGACGCGCCCGGGTAGGTGTTGCCCTCGTTCTGGGTGCCGATGAACGGGTTGACCAGATCGGTCAGTTGCCCTTCGGCGCGGGGCGCGGCCTGGGCCGTGGCCCCGGTGGTGAGGACACCGCCGAGGAGCGCGACGACGGCGAGTGCCGCCGCCGGGCCGCGGAGTCTCGGCCGTGGGGTCCGGTGCATCCGTGGGATCCGGTGCATGGGGGTACTCCTCCTTGGACAACGTTGTCAGAGCGCGATCATTCTTGGTTTCCCGGTTATCCGCGTCAAGGGTTCGGACGCGAACGCTCCGGTCCGCCCCGGGCAGGGGCGGACCGGAGCACTGCCACGGGTCAGGCGGTGGGGCATCCCGCCACGACCGGGTCGGACGCGTCGCGGACGAGCGCGTCCTGCGCCGCCTTGATCCGCTTCACGTCGGGTTTGACGATCCGTCGGTCATAGGTGAGCAGGCCGTTCAACTCGCCCTCCACGTCGGAGATCTGCGTGTAGACAGCTCCGTTGCTTCCCTTGCAGGCGAGCGCCCGCACCTCGTCGAGCTTGGCGATGTAGTCATCGGTGTAGGTCGACTGGTCGACCGCGATGTACGACTGCTGCACGGCCCAGGCGTGGCCCGGCACCGCCAGGCCGAGTCCGCCGTACTCGCCGCTGACCAGGGCGCGTCGCCCGTCCGGCGCCGGCAGGGCCGGGCTCGGATAGCCGTGCTCGTCGATGATGTCCCCGGTGCCTCCGTCGACGCCGAGGTTGATGCCCGACATGCTGTTGACGAGCCGGGTCGGGTCCCAGGACTTCGCCTGGTCGGCGATGCGGGCCTCGTCGTACTGGCCCCAGCCCTCGTTGAACGTGACCCACATGACGACCGACGGGTGGTTGTAGTGCTCGTCGATCATCTCCTTCATCTCGTGCTCGTACTCCGTGCGGGCGGCGGCGGACGGGTTGACGGTGTTCATCGCGGGCATGTCCTGCCAGACCAGCAGGCCCAGCTTGTCCGCCCAGTAGAACCAGCGGTCGGGCTCCACCTTGATGTGCTTGCGCACGGAGTTGAACCCCATGGCCTTGTGCATCTTCAGGTCGGACGCGAGTGCCTCGTCGGTAGGGGCGGTGTGCAGCCCGTCGGGCCAGAAGCCCTGGTCGAGAGTAGCCATCATGAAGACCGGCTTGCCGTTGAGCACGGTGCGCGGGGTGCCGTTCACCTTCTCCACGGCGATCGACCGCATCCCGAAGTAACTGCCGACGCG from Streptomyces sp. NBC_01707 includes the following:
- a CDS encoding SDR family NAD(P)-dependent oxidoreductase, yielding MTVTEDSQELAPGIEEFGPGIDPERLAVCLSVLDELDSIEVDHPDAIAVRRATAGIYRTVKQRRRQERRAAKTAHDKAVTEATATGSAERIDDETQGVLPSSSAGAEIAGILQRPRSCYICKTRYVEVDAFYHQLCPQCAKENRSRRDARTDLTGRRALLTGGRAKIGMYIALRLLRDGAHTTITTRFPNDAIRRFKAMPDSAEWIHRLKIVGIDLRDPAQVVALADSVAAEGPLDILINNAAQTVRRSPQAYSELVSAESAPLPAGELPAAEVIGTFGSGSVDRVAALPAARKEGLTAQDVTELALVTGSASLERIAAGTAIDAGGLVPDLHHTNSWIQTVEEVEPIELLEVQLCNSTAPFILISRLRPAMAATAAKRAYVVNVSAMEGVFSRGYKGAGHPHTNMAKAALNMLTRTSAQEMFEKDGILMTAVDTGWITDERPHPDKIRLAEEGFHAPLDLVDGAARVYDPIVRGEEGEDLFGCFLKDYAPAGW
- a CDS encoding ATP-binding protein, giving the protein MNDQVTLRPTGRPYGHRPTEVLRSAAAFDGEPGCIAQARALADSFLARLAAQSGTAFGERIRGDLMLAVSELVTNADRYSQGPYLLELEGSAERVSVTVYDSSTALPLFYSPDPTRPGGHGMEIVTALCDRLTAERVPVGKRIRAEFELSS
- a CDS encoding RNA polymerase sigma factor SigF, coding for MAARSARTTEVVGVPARRIEQSSGLPLVEDAGSVAPSDARALSKLFFDRLQDLEEGTHAYAYARNTLIEMNISLVHFAASRFRNRAGDDAEDIVQVGTIGLIKAIDRFDLSREVEFATFAVPYIVGEIKRFFRDTTWAVHVPRRLQELRVDLAKAKERLALELDRDPTVTELAADLELSEDEIIEGLVAANGYAAGSLDSHAVDSDDGKDRRTFADVLGAPDPAMESVENLHALAPLLAGLDDRERQIVQMRFGAEMTQSQIGAELGVSQMHVSRLLSRIVKRLRTGMCVVS
- a CDS encoding GH92 family glycosyl hydrolase, translating into MHRTPRPRLRGPAAALAVVALLGGVLTTGATAQAAPRAEGQLTDLVNPFIGTQNEGNTYPGASVPFGMVQLSPDTGHNTGYDYAENHIRGFSAVHLSGVGCGLGGDLPTLPTTGDITQTDYAKYAAEFSHDDEKASPGYYKVGLRTGIDAELTATRRTGVQRYTFPATDKANVLLNAGQSLHRTLSSKVEILDNRTVRTAITGSGFCQDTKPYTVYTITHFDRPFTTSGTWNGDTVAEGSKVSSAAGERNGAWLRFDTRNDRTVEATTALSYVDAKGAALNLRAEGGRSFDRVERAAQRSWEDRLDDVKAQGGSDELRRTFYSSLYRSFLAPNVGSDVDGRYTGWDQKTHRAVAADGVFTYYQNWSLWDTYRTQAQLLSLLAPRESRDMAISVLRIDAESGWLPKWGYGTVETNIMTGDPVTPFLTNAYQQGLLKGHEEEAYRALKKNADGVPPTDAAPVGREANVQYLKDGFAPYIKDRPHAKPGDSDFDHGASATLEYALSDAMLGEMARDLGHDADAKRYEDRAQNYRKIFDPSTGFFRARDASGAFTGPADPAQSEGFHEGTSWQYQWLVPQDLPGMVGLIGGKDAANQRLDSFFAYDKLLADPAKTAREVWVNGPYAYYNADKYNPQNEPDLIAPYTYLSTGQPWKTTDVVHAALTLFTDAPTGMTGNDDLGTMSAWMVLSSIGVFPVQPGTDTWGLSTPAFERVDLTLDRRYYPHGSFTVSAPGTSDTDRYIQSASIDGAAQSRTYLTTEDIRSARSLAFTVGGAPSAWGTSPADAPPALG